One Ahaetulla prasina isolate Xishuangbanna chromosome 1, ASM2864084v1, whole genome shotgun sequence DNA window includes the following coding sequences:
- the SPATA45 gene encoding spermatogenesis-associated protein 45: MAESAKKRLLEYNKMRESNCLLEGRSETCWLRPQKKHFPQSNRASVENYKEEKQEVDSGRTSWIKITPPPKEKRHFPEKNNAIFG, from the coding sequence ATGGCTGAAAGTGCGAAAAAGCGCTTGCTTGAATATAATAAGATGAGGGAATCGAACTGCTTGCTAGAAGGAAGAAGTGAAACTTGTTGGCTAAGGCCCcagaaaaaacattttcctcAAAGTAATCGGGCTTCAGTAGAGAActacaaagaagaaaaacaggaggTTGACAGTGGCAGGACATCCTGGATAAAAATAACTCCTCCTCCTAAAGAAAAAAGGCATTTtcctgaaaaaa
- the FLVCR1 gene encoding heme transporter FLVCR1 isoform X2, whose translation MGGEETEMAEPGESGEVGEESTVPALQPNGYLAGKEPDNGGSCLPLVTEKDREVVGRSAVSFADLEKYPEAEAMLSDCTVEVKLTPRLSKRRLVVLAVFSCYSLVNAFQWIQYSILTSVFTRYYNVSSSEIDWLSISYMVAYVPLIFPATWLLDTHGLRLTAWLGSGLNCLGAWIKCTSVQPNLYLVTLLAQIVCSVAQVFILGLPSRIASVWFGPKEVSTACAVAVLGNQLGTAIGFLLPPVLVPNTYDDLDLMGHNISIMFYGTAGVSTFLFLLTAVVFKEKPKYPPSQSQAVLLDPSPKDYSYKQSILNLFRNVPFILLLISYGIMTGAFYSVSTLLNQMILTHYEGEEINAGRIGLTLVVAGMVGSIICGLWLDHTKTYNFFMTGYLPLGFEFAVEITYPESEGTSSGLLNASAQIFGIVFTLIQGKLTTVYDPRAGNIFLSVWMFIGIILTALIKSDLRRHNINAGIVTMDIKSIPTDSPIGDEQNKTSKNQSESKMKNEKTLDSQLAALL comes from the exons ATGGGCGGCGAGGAAACGGAGATGGCCGAGCCCGGGGAAAGCggcgaggttggggaggaatccaCGGTGCCTGCCCTCCAGCCCAACGGATACCTGGCCGGTAAAGAGCCGGACAACGGTGGGAGCTGCCTGCCTTTGGTGACCGAGAAGGATAGGGAGGTTGTTGGAAGAAGCGCCGTTTCCTTTGCTGATCTCGAGAAGTACCCAGAAGCGGAGGCGATGCTGTCTGACTGTACCGTGGAGGTAAAGCTGACCCCTCGGCTTTCCAAACGGAGGCTGGTGGTGCTGGCCGTGTTCAGCTGCTATTCGCTAGTAAATGCCTTCCAGTGGATCCAGTACAGTATATTGACCAGTGTCTTCACTCGCTACTATAATGTTTCTTCTTCTGAAATTGACTGGCTCTCCATATCATATATGGTGGCATACGTGCCTCTCATATTTCCGGCCACTTGGTTGCTGGACACGCATGGCCTCCGTCTCACTGCCTGGCTGGGATCGGGACTCAATTGCTTGGGGGCCTGGATTAAGTGTACCAGCGTCCAGCCAAATCTCTATCTGGTCACTCTGCTGGCTCAGATTGTGTGTTCCGTAGCCCAAGTCTTCATTTTGGGTTTGCCCTCCCGCATTGCTTCTGTTTGGTTTGGACCCAAGGAAGTGTCCACGGCTTGTGCTGTAGCTGTTCTGGGCAATCAG ctAGGCACAGCAATTGGCTTTTTACTGCCTCCAGTTTTAGTTCCAAACACATATGATGACCTGGATCTTATGGGACATAATATCAGCATAATGTTCTATGGTACAGCAGGAGTATCTACTTTCCTCTTTTTATTAACAGCGGTTG TGTTTAAGGAAAAACCCAAATATCCTCCAAGTCAGTCTCAGGCTGTTCTCCTAGATCCATCTCCAAAAGATTACTCCTATAAACAATCAATACTCAATTTGTTCAGAAATGTTCCTTTTATTCTTTTGCTGATAAGCTATG GAATTATGACTGGAGCCTTTTACTCAGTGTCAACTCTACTAAACCAAATGATATTAACTCACTATGAG GGAGAAGAGATAAATGCAGGTAGGATTGGCCTCACACTTGTGGTAGCTGGAATGGTTGGCTCTATTATTTGTGGCTTATGGCTGGATCATACCAAGACATACAA TTTCTTTATGACAGGTTATCTGCCCCTTGGTTTTGAATTTGCTGTGGAAATTACATACCCAGAATCAGAAGGCACTTCATCAGGGCTTTTGAATGCTTCAGCACAG ATATTTGGGATCGTCTTTACATTGATCCAAGGGAAGCTTACAACAGTTTACGATCCTCGTGCTggaaatatttttctctctgtgtggATGTTTATAGGTATCATTTTAACAG CTTTAATTAAATCTGATTTGCGAAGGCACAATATAAATGCAGGCATTGTAACTATGGACATTAAATCT ATACCCACTGACAGTCCTATTGGagatgaacaaaacaaaacatcaaaaAACCAGTCAGaatcaaaaatgaaaaatgaaaaaacacTAGACTCACAATTGGCAGCTCTATTATAA
- the FLVCR1 gene encoding heme transporter FLVCR1 isoform X1 translates to MGGEETEMAEPGESGEVGEESTVPALQPNGYLAGKEPDNGGSCLPLVTEKDREVVGRSAVSFADLEKYPEAEAMLSDCTVEVKLTPRLSKRRLVVLAVFSCYSLVNAFQWIQYSILTSVFTRYYNVSSSEIDWLSISYMVAYVPLIFPATWLLDTHGLRLTAWLGSGLNCLGAWIKCTSVQPNLYLVTLLAQIVCSVAQVFILGLPSRIASVWFGPKEVSTACAVAVLGNQLGTAIGFLLPPVLVPNTYDDLDLMGHNISIMFYGTAGVSTFLFLLTAVVFKEKPKYPPSQSQAVLLDPSPKDYSYKQSILNLFRNVPFILLLISYGIMTGAFYSVSTLLNQMILTHYEGEEINAGRIGLTLVVAGMVGSIICGLWLDHTKTYKQTTLVVYILSFVGMVVFTFTLNCRNILVVFVTGGVLGFFMTGYLPLGFEFAVEITYPESEGTSSGLLNASAQIFGIVFTLIQGKLTTVYDPRAGNIFLSVWMFIGIILTALIKSDLRRHNINAGIVTMDIKSIPTDSPIGDEQNKTSKNQSESKMKNEKTLDSQLAALL, encoded by the exons ATGGGCGGCGAGGAAACGGAGATGGCCGAGCCCGGGGAAAGCggcgaggttggggaggaatccaCGGTGCCTGCCCTCCAGCCCAACGGATACCTGGCCGGTAAAGAGCCGGACAACGGTGGGAGCTGCCTGCCTTTGGTGACCGAGAAGGATAGGGAGGTTGTTGGAAGAAGCGCCGTTTCCTTTGCTGATCTCGAGAAGTACCCAGAAGCGGAGGCGATGCTGTCTGACTGTACCGTGGAGGTAAAGCTGACCCCTCGGCTTTCCAAACGGAGGCTGGTGGTGCTGGCCGTGTTCAGCTGCTATTCGCTAGTAAATGCCTTCCAGTGGATCCAGTACAGTATATTGACCAGTGTCTTCACTCGCTACTATAATGTTTCTTCTTCTGAAATTGACTGGCTCTCCATATCATATATGGTGGCATACGTGCCTCTCATATTTCCGGCCACTTGGTTGCTGGACACGCATGGCCTCCGTCTCACTGCCTGGCTGGGATCGGGACTCAATTGCTTGGGGGCCTGGATTAAGTGTACCAGCGTCCAGCCAAATCTCTATCTGGTCACTCTGCTGGCTCAGATTGTGTGTTCCGTAGCCCAAGTCTTCATTTTGGGTTTGCCCTCCCGCATTGCTTCTGTTTGGTTTGGACCCAAGGAAGTGTCCACGGCTTGTGCTGTAGCTGTTCTGGGCAATCAG ctAGGCACAGCAATTGGCTTTTTACTGCCTCCAGTTTTAGTTCCAAACACATATGATGACCTGGATCTTATGGGACATAATATCAGCATAATGTTCTATGGTACAGCAGGAGTATCTACTTTCCTCTTTTTATTAACAGCGGTTG TGTTTAAGGAAAAACCCAAATATCCTCCAAGTCAGTCTCAGGCTGTTCTCCTAGATCCATCTCCAAAAGATTACTCCTATAAACAATCAATACTCAATTTGTTCAGAAATGTTCCTTTTATTCTTTTGCTGATAAGCTATG GAATTATGACTGGAGCCTTTTACTCAGTGTCAACTCTACTAAACCAAATGATATTAACTCACTATGAG GGAGAAGAGATAAATGCAGGTAGGATTGGCCTCACACTTGTGGTAGCTGGAATGGTTGGCTCTATTATTTGTGGCTTATGGCTGGATCATACCAAGACATACAA acAAACCACATTAGTTGTATACATCCTCTCTTTTGTTGGGATGGTCGTATTTACATTCACCTTGAATTGTAGAAACATTCTCGTTGTATTTGTGACTGGTGGAGTACTTGG TTTCTTTATGACAGGTTATCTGCCCCTTGGTTTTGAATTTGCTGTGGAAATTACATACCCAGAATCAGAAGGCACTTCATCAGGGCTTTTGAATGCTTCAGCACAG ATATTTGGGATCGTCTTTACATTGATCCAAGGGAAGCTTACAACAGTTTACGATCCTCGTGCTggaaatatttttctctctgtgtggATGTTTATAGGTATCATTTTAACAG CTTTAATTAAATCTGATTTGCGAAGGCACAATATAAATGCAGGCATTGTAACTATGGACATTAAATCT ATACCCACTGACAGTCCTATTGGagatgaacaaaacaaaacatcaaaaAACCAGTCAGaatcaaaaatgaaaaatgaaaaaacacTAGACTCACAATTGGCAGCTCTATTATAA
- the LOC131191375 gene encoding uncharacterized protein LOC131191375 codes for MLLPHQRNHVSSSSRTVILPKDVRESLEWWTSPAILRGTCFREPPRLTITTDASLFGWGAHLESHLAQGQWSELEAQRSINFLELRAIFLALQAFSTLITGQHILILTDNTTAKAHVNRMGGTHSRSLLQEAFRLDLWAEAHLASLKADHISGVTNIMADSLSRNTIDQSEWALVPSLFNDLSARFGLPQVDLFSSTYNHQLPQYFTRFPSRGVEAVDALRSPWPQGLLYAFPPLPDSQGNPQVTGAEIRADTCRPLLAQETVVRRSPGTVGSGSMEDTRLQSGASPGSHSTSRSTMALPNRLEVERIILKKAQVPTSIIPTIQAARRDSTSRIYQATWRAFVTWCEARSRSATSASVVHVLEFLHDGFKAGLSPNTLRRQLAAISSILTCGSHHSLSREPLLRDFLRGATNLRPPVVHRFPSWSLHKILSSLTRSPFEPLREAPIRYLPVDLIIPYLENLSCGIFSGGPPT; via the coding sequence ATGCTCCTTCCGCACCAGCGAAATCACGTCAGCTCTTCCTCCAGGACAGTGATCCTTCCCAAGGACGTTCGGGAATCTTTGGAATGGTGGACTTCACCGGCCATTCTCCGGGGAACCTGCTTCAGGGAACCGCCCCGGTTGACCATCACCACGGatgccagcctctttggctggggaGCACATTTGGAATCACACCTGGCTCAGGGCCAATGGTCGGAACTCGAAGCTCAACGCAGCATCAATTTCCTGGAGCTACGAGCTATTTTCCTAGCACTCCAAGCATTCTCGACACTCATCACCGGTCAACACATTCTGATTTTAACGGACAACACTACGGCCAAGGCCCACGTGAATCGTATGGGCGGCACGCATTCTCGTTCTCTTCTTCAGGAGGCTTTCCGACTAGACCTTTGGGCGGAGGCCCATCTTGCCTCACTGAAGGCCGACCACATTTCGGGGGTTACCAACATCATGGCAGATTCTCTGAGTCGGAATACCATCGATCAATCGGAATGGGCTCTTGTACCTTCGTTGTTCAACGATCTGTCGGCAAGGTTTGGCCTCCCTCAAGTAGACCTATTCTCTTCCACCTACAACCATCAACTTCCGCAGTACTTCACACGGTTCCCATCCCGTGGAGTGGAAGCGGTGGATGCCTTACGCAGCCCTTGGCCTCAGGGCCTTCTCTatgccttccctcctctccccgaTTCCCAGGGTAATCCGCAGGTTACTGGAGCAGAGATCCGAGCTGATACTTGTCGCCCCCTATTGGCCCAGGAGACCGTGGTTCGCAGATCTCCTGGCACTGTCGGTTCAGGATCCATGGAGGATACCAGACTGCAAAGTGGCGCTTCACCAGGGTCCCATTCAACATCCAGATCCACAATGGCTCTGCCTAACCGTCTGGAGGTTGAGCGGATCATCTTAAAGAAGGCTCAGGTTCCTACCAGCATCATCCCAACCATTCAAGCGGCCCGTCGCGATTCCACTTCTCGCATCTATCAGGCCACCTGGCGGGCATTCGTGACCTGGTGTGAGGCACGGTCCAGATCTGCTACTTCTGCATCAGTAGTACATGTACTGGAATTCCTCCACGATGGTTTCAAGGCTGGACTATCACCAAACACCTTGAGGCGACAATTGGCAGCTATATCTTCGATACTTACCTGTGGATCTCATCATTCCCTATCTAGAGAACCTCTCCTGCGGGATTTTCTCCGGGGGGCCACCAACTTGAGACCACCTGTGGTTCATAGATTCCCTTCCTGGAGTTTACACAAGATTCTCTCTTCTCTGACCAGGAGTCCATTTGAACCATTGAGAGAGGCACCAATTCGATACTTACCTGTGGATCTCATCATTCCCTATCTAGAGAACCTCTCCTGCGGGATTTTCTCCGGGGGGCCACCAACTTGA